A genomic window from Solanum dulcamara chromosome 11, daSolDulc1.2, whole genome shotgun sequence includes:
- the LOC129873371 gene encoding polcalcin Nic t 1 yields MAEDPQDVADRELVFKRFDLNGDGKISSAELGEALKMLGSVTSEEVQHMMAELDTDGDGFISFEEFEEFARANRGLIKDVAKVF; encoded by the coding sequence ATGGCTGAAGATCCACAAGACGTAGCCGATCGCGAACTAGTCTTCAAGCGTTTTGATTTAAATGGTGATGGAAAAATTTCTTCAGCAGAACTTGGAGAGGCCTTGAAGATGCTAGGCTCTGTAACCTCTGAAGAAGTCCAGCATATGATGGCTGAACTTGACACTGATGGGGATGGCTTCATTTCTTTTGAAGAATTCGAAGAATTTGCTCGAGCCAATAGAGGTTTGATCAAGGATGTTGCTAAAGTATTCTAG
- the LOC129873370 gene encoding probable fructokinase-6, chloroplastic: protein MALHATAFSFSGVSTSCQSSRRYLLSVFPAPTRCTVKAASQYPPIFPRCKLQGRALSSDNGPLEKDESSLVVCFGEMLIDFVPTTSGLSLAEAPAFKKAPGGAPANVAVGISRLGGSSAFIGKVGEDEFGYMLADILKENNVNSDGMRFDPGARTALAFVTLRKDGEREFMFYRNPSADMLLQEDELDLELIRKAKVFHYGSISLITEPCKSAHIAAARAAKDAGVILSYDPNLRLPLWPSAESAREGILSIWETADIIKISEEEISFLTQGEDPYDDNVVRKLYHPNLKLLLVTEGPEGCRYYTKDFSGRVKGIKVDAVDTTGAGDAFVAGILSQLASDVSLLQDEGKLRDALSFANACGALTVMERGAIPALPTREVVLNTLLKSVA from the exons ATGGCTCTTCATGCTACTGCTTTCTCCTTCAGTGGAGTTTCTACTTCTTGTCAATCTTCCAGAAGATATTTGCTTTCAGTTTTTCCTGCTCCTACAAGATGCACTGTGAAAGCAGCTTCCCAGTATCCGCCAATCTTTCCTCGATGCAAACTTCAAG GAAGAGCATTGTCAAGTGATAATGGGCCACTGGAGAAGGATGAATCTTCCCTTGTTGTGTGCTTTGGAGAAATGCTCATTGATTTTGTTCCGACTACAAGTGGGTTGTCATTGGCTGAGGCACCTGCATTTAAAAAGGCTCCTGGTGGTGCACCAGCTAATGTTGCTGTTGGCATTTCCCGTCTTGGTGGTTCATCAGCTTTCATTGGGAAG GTTGGTGAAGACGAATTTGGTTACATGCTTGCTGATATTTTGAAGGAGAACAACGTCAACAGTGATGGTATGCGCTTTGATCCAGGTGCTCGTACTGCTTTAGCATTTGTAACACTGAGAAAGGATGGAGAACGTGAATTTATGTTCTATCGTAACCCGAGTGCTGATATGTTGCTTCAAGAGGATGAACTTGATTTAGAGTTGATCAGGAAG GCAAAAGTTTTTCATTACGGTTCCATAAGTCTGATTACAGAGCCATGCAAATCAGCCCATATTGCAGCTGCAAGAGCTGCGAAGGATGCTGGTGTGATCTTATCCTATGATCCCAATTTGAGGCTTCCATTGTGGCCATCCGCAGAAAGTGCTAGAGAAGGAATCCTTAGCATATGGGAAACTGCTGATATAATTAAG ATAAGTGAAGAAGAGATTTCATTTTTGACACAAGGAGAAGATCCTTATGATGATAATGTTGTTCGGAAGTTGTACCATCCAAACCTCAAATTACTCCTCGTCACAGAAGGTCCAGAAGGTTGCCGATATTACACCAAG GATTTCAGTGGACGAGTTAAGGGTATAAAGGTGGATGCTGTGGACACCACTGGCGCTGGAGATGCTTTTGTAGCTGGAATATTGTCACAGCTAGCATCTGATGTCTCCCTGCTTCAG GATGAGGGCAAACTTCGAGATGCCCTTAGTTTTGCTAATGCTTGCGGTGCATTGACTGTGATGGAGAGAGGAGCAATTCCAGCTTTGCCAACAAGAGAAGTAGTGTTGAACACCTTGCTCAAGTCAGTTGCATAA
- the LOC129874857 gene encoding probable calcium-binding protein CML18 has protein sequence MAKTPSDSKQPTVSAAEMDEVEKVFRKFDANGDGKISLSELGAILNALGSKTSPDEVKRIMLEVDTDGDGFIDLKEFAAFYCPGGADSDSKELREAFDLYDKDKNGKITAAELHSVMKSLGEKCSLKDCRRMISKVDVDGDGCVNFDEFKKMMSRT, from the coding sequence ATGGCCAAAACTCCCAGCGATTCCAAACAGCCGACAGTTTCAGCGGCGGAGATGGACGAAGTTGAGAAGGTGTTCCGGAAGTTCGACGCCAATGGCGACGGAAAAATCTCTCTATCGGAGCTTGGCGCGATTCTGAATGCGCTTGGCAGTAAGACATCGCCGGATGAGGTAAAGCGAATAatgttggaagttgataccgatggTGATGGttttattgatttgaaagagtttgCTGCTTTTTACTGTCCGGGAGGAGCGGACAGTGATAGTAAAGAGCTTCGGGAGGCTTTCGACTTGTACGATAAGGACAAAAACGGCAAAATCACGGCGGCTGAATTGCATTCTGTTATGAAGAGCCTTGGAGAGAAGTGCTCGCTCAAGGATTGCCGTCGTATGATCAGCAAGGTCGACGTCGACGGCGATGGATGTGTTAACTTCGACGAGTTTAAGAAGATGATGAGTAGGACCTGA